One genomic region from Erythrobacter mangrovi encodes:
- a CDS encoding acetyl-CoA C-acetyltransferase: MTSLRRVAICKPLRTPVGRYLGSLQPLEAGKLGAIIIKALVERSGIDPMRVDDVVFSQGYGSGEAPAIGHWSWLAAGYPIEVPGFQLDRRCGSGLQAVATAAMMVQTGVADCVLAGGVESMSNVEHYTTAARQGSRLGDMVLWDRLTRGRLMSQPIERFGVITGMIETAENLAKDYGITREEADAFAVRSHQNATRAWAEGKFDEQLVSVEIPSRKGDAVIFAKDEGFRPDASMETLGALRAIDIKRDPDAIVTAGNASQQNDAAAACLVVAEDKVEELGLEPILWFHSWSAAGCDPSRMGIGPVPAVERLFARNGLGWGDIELIELNEAFAPQALAVLKGWGFSDDDSRRELVNVNGSGISLGHPIGATGIRILADMAHEMRRRGARYGLETMCIGGGQGMAAVFERAA, encoded by the coding sequence CGAGTCGCCATCTGCAAGCCCCTGCGCACCCCCGTCGGTCGCTATCTGGGCAGTCTCCAACCCTTGGAGGCCGGAAAGCTTGGCGCCATCATCATCAAGGCACTGGTCGAGCGCAGCGGTATCGATCCGATGCGCGTCGACGACGTCGTCTTTAGCCAAGGCTACGGCAGCGGCGAGGCACCTGCGATCGGCCACTGGAGCTGGTTGGCCGCAGGTTATCCCATCGAGGTTCCCGGCTTCCAGCTCGACCGGCGCTGCGGCTCGGGCCTGCAGGCAGTCGCGACGGCGGCGATGATGGTCCAGACTGGCGTTGCCGATTGCGTCCTCGCGGGCGGGGTCGAGAGCATGTCCAACGTCGAACACTATACTACCGCAGCCCGCCAGGGCTCGCGCCTCGGCGACATGGTGCTGTGGGATCGACTGACCCGTGGACGGTTGATGAGCCAGCCGATCGAGCGATTTGGCGTCATTACCGGCATGATCGAAACCGCAGAGAACCTGGCCAAGGATTACGGCATTACCCGCGAAGAGGCCGATGCCTTCGCGGTCCGCAGTCACCAGAACGCCACCCGCGCCTGGGCCGAAGGCAAGTTCGATGAACAGCTGGTTTCGGTCGAGATCCCCTCGCGCAAGGGCGATGCGGTCATCTTCGCCAAGGACGAGGGCTTCCGCCCCGACGCCAGCATGGAAACGCTGGGCGCGCTGCGGGCGATCGACATCAAGCGCGATCCCGACGCCATCGTGACGGCGGGCAATGCCAGCCAGCAGAATGACGCCGCGGCGGCTTGCCTGGTGGTTGCGGAGGACAAGGTCGAGGAACTCGGCCTCGAACCGATCCTGTGGTTCCATTCGTGGAGCGCGGCAGGCTGCGACCCCAGCCGCATGGGTATTGGCCCCGTCCCGGCGGTCGAGCGCTTGTTCGCCCGCAACGGTCTCGGTTGGGGTGACATCGAGCTGATCGAGCTCAACGAAGCCTTCGCCCCGCAGGCGCTCGCCGTGCTCAAGGGCTGGGGGTTCTCTGACGACGACAGCCGCCGTGAGCTGGTCAACGTCAATGGTTCGGGCATCTCGCTCGGTCACCCGATCGGAGCCACCGGCATTCGCATCCTTGCCGACATGGCGCACGAAATGCGTCGCCGTGGGGCCCGCTATGGGCTCGAGACCATGTGCATCGGCGGCGGGCAGGGGATGGCGGCCGTGTTCGAGCGCGCCGCCTGA
- a CDS encoding FAS1-like dehydratase domain-containing protein has protein sequence MGSWSAWLGRETTSQDRLDAALASRWCATMDRAVPADGTMPQGIHFCLCTPEAPTAALGEDGHPTRDESAASFFPPVPQPRRMWASSKVTFLSPLTIGARIERRSRIATIDEKSGKTGSLVFVEVDHETSADGTPAVRERQTLVYRDAASAEAPLSPPQPAANGVDPTGWDVHRTLVPDPRLLFRFSALTFNTHRIHYDAPYTRDVERYRGLVVHGPLMASLLLQLAASELGENRLESFGFRAISPAIAGEELNLLMRRESAGLELAALASDGREVVRARASLD, from the coding sequence ATGGGAAGCTGGTCCGCCTGGCTGGGGCGCGAGACGACGTCGCAGGACAGGCTCGATGCCGCGCTTGCCTCGCGCTGGTGCGCCACGATGGACCGTGCGGTTCCCGCAGACGGCACAATGCCGCAGGGCATCCACTTCTGCCTGTGCACCCCCGAAGCCCCGACAGCCGCGCTGGGCGAGGATGGACATCCGACGCGCGACGAGAGTGCAGCGAGCTTCTTCCCACCGGTTCCCCAACCACGCCGGATGTGGGCATCGAGCAAGGTCACCTTCCTCTCACCCTTGACGATCGGCGCGCGGATCGAGCGCCGGTCGCGCATCGCCACGATCGACGAGAAAAGCGGCAAGACCGGGTCGCTGGTCTTCGTCGAAGTCGACCACGAGACCAGCGCCGATGGGACCCCCGCCGTGCGCGAACGGCAAACTTTGGTATATCGCGACGCTGCCAGCGCCGAGGCGCCGCTAAGTCCCCCGCAACCCGCCGCCAATGGTGTGGATCCAACGGGATGGGATGTGCACCGCACTCTGGTGCCAGACCCGCGATTGCTGTTCCGCTTCTCCGCGCTGACCTTCAACACCCACCGCATCCACTATGATGCACCCTATACGCGTGACGTCGAACGCTATCGCGGCCTGGTGGTGCATGGGCCCTTGATGGCGAGCCTGCTGCTGCAACTGGCGGCAAGCGAGTTGGGCGAAAACCGGCTCGAGAGCTTCGGCTTCCGGGCCATCAGCCCGGCCATTGCAGGGGAAGAACTGAACCTGCTGATGCGTCGGGAGAGCGCCGGCCTTGAGCTGGCTGCGCTAGCATCCGATGGCCGTGAAGTGGTCAGGGCTCGCGCGAGCCTTGATTAA
- the ppk2 gene encoding polyphosphate kinase 2, protein MQAELVGMARWAKATGQRIVVIFEGRDTAGKGGAIQAVREALNPRQCRVVALSKPNEAEQTQWYFQRYITHLPSAGEIVLFDRSWYNRAGVEKVMGYASPEQVAAFLAQAPLFEKQLVEDGILLFKYWLGTDQAEQEERLRERLEDPLKRWKLSPVDLAARDKYDAYTEAREAMLAATHTDWAPWTLVDFNDQKRGRLTLVRDLLDRLPDTQVEPTEIDYPPLGREPLPERYSVLQPIVNYTPVDEAG, encoded by the coding sequence ATGCAGGCGGAACTGGTCGGCATGGCGCGCTGGGCCAAGGCGACAGGGCAACGGATCGTGGTGATCTTTGAAGGCCGCGATACGGCGGGCAAGGGCGGTGCGATCCAGGCTGTCCGCGAGGCGTTGAACCCGCGCCAGTGCCGTGTGGTTGCGCTGTCGAAGCCGAACGAAGCGGAACAGACCCAATGGTATTTCCAACGCTACATCACGCACTTGCCTAGTGCTGGCGAGATCGTGCTGTTCGATCGCAGCTGGTACAACCGCGCGGGTGTCGAGAAGGTCATGGGTTATGCCTCGCCTGAACAGGTCGCGGCATTTCTCGCGCAGGCACCGCTTTTCGAAAAGCAACTGGTCGAGGACGGCATCCTGCTGTTCAAATACTGGCTCGGCACCGACCAGGCCGAACAGGAAGAACGCCTGCGCGAACGGCTGGAAGACCCGCTCAAGCGCTGGAAGCTCTCGCCGGTCGATCTTGCCGCGCGTGACAAGTATGATGCCTATACCGAAGCGCGCGAAGCCATGCTTGCGGCCACCCACACCGATTGGGCGCCTTGGACCCTGGTCGATTTCAATGACCAGAAACGTGGCCGACTGACGCTCGTGCGCGACCTGCTCGACCGCCTCCCCGATACCCAGGTAGAGCCCACCGAAATCGACTATCCCCCGCTCGGCCGTGAGCCGCTCCCGGAACGCTATTCCGTCCTGCAACCGATCGTGAATTACACGCCTGTCGATGAGGCCGGGTAG
- the phhA gene encoding phenylalanine 4-monooxygenase has protein sequence MATIAEPEQDFSRLPELPAGIFTAPLKKPAHVGEDWLEPAQTVYSSEEDAIWNDLFARQMQVLPGRAASSFIAGLDKLNLDRGGVPEFGKLSEDLNALTGWTVVPVPMLIPDHVFFWHLANRRFPAGNFIRTRETFDYIQEPDVFHDVFGHVPMLTDPVYADYMQEYGRAGWKAMRYNRLKALGALYWYTVEFGLIQETDGIKAYGAGILSGPTEVVYATEAESPNRIMLNVDRVMRTDYVISDLQPTYFVIESFADLYRQTVERDFDKLYRHLGPGFTYANTAVIDVDYVVNEGTLEYTLRGGRGSGAKPV, from the coding sequence ATGGCTACCATCGCAGAACCCGAACAGGACTTTAGCCGCCTGCCGGAGCTTCCGGCAGGAATTTTCACCGCGCCGCTAAAGAAACCGGCCCATGTCGGCGAAGACTGGCTGGAGCCGGCCCAGACCGTCTACTCGTCGGAGGAGGATGCGATCTGGAACGACCTGTTCGCACGCCAGATGCAGGTCCTGCCCGGGCGCGCGGCATCGTCCTTCATCGCTGGCCTCGACAAGCTCAATCTGGATCGCGGCGGGGTACCCGAATTCGGCAAGCTCAGCGAAGACCTGAATGCCCTGACCGGCTGGACCGTCGTGCCGGTGCCAATGCTGATCCCCGATCACGTATTCTTCTGGCACCTCGCCAACCGGCGCTTCCCTGCGGGCAATTTCATCCGCACGCGCGAGACCTTCGACTACATCCAGGAACCCGACGTATTCCATGACGTGTTCGGCCACGTGCCGATGCTGACCGATCCCGTCTATGCCGACTACATGCAGGAATATGGTCGCGCCGGGTGGAAGGCGATGCGCTACAACCGACTGAAGGCGCTCGGGGCGCTCTACTGGTATACGGTCGAGTTCGGGCTGATTCAGGAAACGGACGGCATCAAGGCCTATGGCGCGGGAATCCTCTCGGGCCCGACCGAGGTGGTCTATGCCACCGAGGCTGAAAGCCCCAACCGCATCATGCTCAACGTCGACCGCGTCATGCGCACCGACTACGTGATCAGCGATCTCCAGCCGACCTATTTCGTGATCGAGAGCTTTGCCGACCTCTACCGCCAGACGGTCGAGCGCGATTTCGACAAGCTCTATCGCCACCTCGGCCCCGGGTTCACCTATGCCAATACGGCGGTGATCGACGTCGATTACGTCGTCAATGAGGGTACGCTCGAGTACACGCTGCGCGGCGGACGCGGCAGCGGGGCCAAGCCGGTTTAA
- a CDS encoding GlsB/YeaQ/YmgE family stress response membrane protein: MGALILIVMGAALGWLGTIVLRIEDGRLIFGQMLAGTAGSLLAGLFGGNASIVGGVSGGALAWATLGALGLIAAYNLLRRRLAQ; encoded by the coding sequence ATGGGCGCGCTGATACTGATCGTGATGGGTGCTGCGCTGGGCTGGCTGGGGACTATCGTCCTGCGCATCGAAGACGGGCGCCTGATCTTTGGCCAGATGCTGGCCGGTACGGCTGGCTCACTGCTCGCCGGTCTATTCGGCGGCAATGCATCGATCGTAGGCGGCGTCAGTGGCGGGGCTCTGGCATGGGCTACGCTGGGGGCCCTCGGCCTTATCGCAGCGTATAACCTTCTGCGGCGCCGACTGGCGCAATGA
- a CDS encoding undecaprenyl-diphosphate phosphatase yields the protein MSDYFTAIFLGIVEGLTEFIPVSSTGHLILATELSGADPQEWAMFNVVIQLGAILAVVYQYWGTFWGAGMGVLRGEREGLLFARNLILAFLPSAVLGLMLHEQFEAMLGNPQIVPWTLILGGIAILGIERWSKPEGEHGVADLPIVTVLGVGLAQCLAMVPGVSRSGATIMGALAMGVNRKTAAEFSFFLAVPTMIGASGLEIATKYDTLMAGSARVGWDDIALGFVVSFIVALLVIRAFVAFVGRSGFAPFAWYRIVAGSAVLAWFAFA from the coding sequence ATGAGCGACTATTTCACCGCGATCTTCCTCGGCATTGTCGAGGGGCTTACCGAGTTCATCCCTGTCTCTTCGACCGGGCACCTGATTCTCGCCACCGAGCTCTCGGGTGCGGATCCGCAGGAATGGGCGATGTTCAACGTCGTGATCCAGCTCGGCGCGATCCTCGCGGTTGTCTACCAATATTGGGGCACGTTCTGGGGTGCGGGCATGGGTGTGCTGCGCGGCGAGCGCGAAGGGCTGCTGTTCGCGCGCAACCTGATCCTGGCCTTTCTGCCCAGCGCGGTCCTGGGCCTCATGCTCCACGAACAGTTCGAAGCGATGCTCGGGAATCCGCAGATCGTGCCCTGGACCTTGATCCTCGGCGGGATTGCCATCTTGGGGATCGAACGCTGGTCCAAGCCGGAAGGCGAGCATGGCGTGGCCGACCTGCCCATCGTGACAGTTCTCGGCGTCGGCCTGGCGCAGTGCCTGGCGATGGTCCCCGGCGTCAGCCGGTCGGGCGCGACGATCATGGGGGCGCTGGCTATGGGCGTGAACCGCAAGACGGCCGCCGAGTTCTCGTTCTTCCTCGCGGTACCGACGATGATCGGGGCCTCGGGGCTCGAGATCGCGACCAAGTACGATACGCTGATGGCTGGCAGCGCGCGGGTCGGCTGGGACGACATCGCGCTGGGCTTTGTGGTCAGCTTCATCGTCGCGCTGCTGGTGATCCGCGCCTTTGTCGCTTTCGTCGGGCGCAGCGGATTCGCTCCGTTCGCCTGGTATCGCATTGTCGCCGGTTCGGCCGTCCTGGCGTGGTTCGCGTTTGCATGA
- a CDS encoding ABC transporter transmembrane domain-containing protein — MDAQTEIERPEQPAESLEDAKPERKQRSLRPLRMVWQAASNYPGHVALALVALMITASATLAIPAGFKMVVDRGFAEGSDPGEIARWFRYLLLIVAVLAMGTAMRFYFVSWLGERVVADVRLKVQENLLRLAPGFYEENSPKEISSRMTSDTALIETVVGTTVSVALRNTLMAIGGTAYLFWLIPGLTIGLVLIIPAIVVPITFFGRRLRNVSRTSQDRVADIGAMITEVLGAMKIVQGFNQEAREHERFLGAVERTFTTAKRRIMIRAAMTSIVILCVFGGITMLVWKGAEEVSAGTISGGTIAAFVITAGLVAGSFGALTEVYGDLLRGAGAASRLAELLEEKPAIAPPARPQALPVPARGSLSFRNVTFRYPTRLDAPAIFDFTLEVEPGETVAIVGPSGAGKSTIFQLAERFYDPQAGSIRIDGIPLTSADPAEVRRRMAYVPQEGVLFSANARDNLRYGNWDASDEEIWAAARAANAEEFLEKLPQGLDTYLGESGTQLSGGQRQRIAIARALLRNAPILLLDEATSALDAESERLVQDALEHLMQDRTTLVIAHRLSTVRAADRIVVMEDGKIVEQGNHDQLAANGGLYARLASLQFVLEAG; from the coding sequence ATGGATGCGCAGACCGAGATCGAGAGACCCGAACAGCCGGCCGAGAGCCTTGAGGACGCGAAGCCCGAGCGCAAGCAGCGCTCGCTGCGACCGCTGCGCATGGTGTGGCAGGCGGCGTCGAACTATCCCGGCCATGTCGCGCTGGCGCTGGTCGCGCTGATGATCACCGCCAGTGCCACGCTGGCGATTCCGGCCGGATTCAAAATGGTCGTCGACCGTGGATTTGCCGAAGGGTCCGACCCGGGCGAGATTGCGCGCTGGTTTCGCTACCTGCTGCTGATTGTCGCCGTCCTGGCGATGGGCACGGCCATGCGCTTCTACTTCGTCAGCTGGCTTGGCGAACGCGTCGTCGCCGATGTGCGGCTGAAGGTGCAGGAGAACCTGCTGCGGCTGGCGCCCGGGTTCTATGAAGAGAACAGTCCCAAGGAAATATCCAGCCGCATGACCAGCGACACCGCGCTGATCGAAACGGTGGTCGGGACCACGGTTTCGGTGGCACTGCGCAACACGCTGATGGCGATCGGCGGTACGGCCTATCTGTTCTGGCTCATCCCCGGGCTGACTATCGGGCTTGTCCTGATCATCCCGGCGATCGTCGTTCCAATCACCTTCTTCGGCCGCCGCCTGCGCAATGTCAGCCGGACCAGCCAGGACCGCGTGGCCGATATCGGGGCCATGATCACGGAAGTTTTGGGGGCGATGAAGATCGTCCAGGGGTTCAACCAGGAGGCGCGCGAGCACGAGCGCTTCCTGGGCGCGGTCGAACGGACCTTCACCACGGCCAAGCGGCGGATCATGATCCGCGCGGCGATGACCTCCATCGTCATCCTGTGCGTATTCGGCGGCATCACCATGTTGGTGTGGAAGGGTGCCGAAGAAGTAAGCGCGGGCACGATTTCGGGCGGTACGATTGCGGCTTTCGTCATCACCGCGGGTCTCGTGGCGGGATCGTTCGGTGCGCTGACCGAAGTTTACGGCGACCTGTTGCGCGGGGCCGGTGCAGCCAGCCGGCTTGCCGAACTGCTCGAGGAGAAGCCGGCGATCGCCCCGCCAGCGCGGCCGCAGGCGCTACCCGTTCCCGCGCGCGGCAGCCTGTCGTTCCGCAATGTCACGTTCCGCTATCCCACACGGCTCGACGCCCCCGCCATCTTCGATTTCACGCTCGAGGTCGAGCCAGGGGAGACCGTAGCCATCGTTGGGCCCTCTGGAGCGGGCAAGTCGACCATCTTCCAGCTGGCGGAACGCTTCTATGATCCCCAGGCCGGATCGATCCGTATCGACGGGATTCCGCTAACCAGCGCCGATCCGGCCGAGGTTCGCCGCCGGATGGCCTATGTTCCGCAGGAGGGCGTGCTGTTCAGCGCCAATGCGCGTGACAATCTGCGCTATGGCAATTGGGACGCGAGCGACGAGGAAATCTGGGCCGCCGCGCGTGCGGCAAATGCGGAAGAATTCCTGGAGAAGCTCCCGCAGGGGCTGGACACCTATCTCGGCGAAAGCGGGACGCAGCTTTCGGGCGGCCAGCGGCAACGCATCGCGATTGCGCGGGCCTTGCTGCGCAACGCGCCTATCCTGTTGCTCGACGAGGCGACCAGCGCGCTCGACGCCGAGAGCGAACGGCTGGTGCAGGACGCGCTCGAACATCTCATGCAGGACCGCACTACACTGGTGATTGCGCACCGCCTCTCGACGGTGCGTGCGGCCGACCGGATCGTGGTGATGGAGGATGGCAAGATCGTCGAGCAGGGTAACCACGACCAATTGGCGGCAAATGGCGGGCTCTATGCGCGGTTGGCATCGCTGCAATTCGTGCTCGAAGCCGGTTGA
- a CDS encoding polyhydroxyalkanoate depolymerase, which produces MLYHAYELQRSWLHSASALASIGAEMLSNPAHPVNFMTPAGSRGLGTIASSALEVFAHASASYGKPAWNIESVSVDGQVDPVIEAIEVNRPFGGLKRFQRAGLAEDAPSLLIVAPMSGHYATLLRGTVERMLQNYRVYVTDWADARTVPLSDGRFDLDDYMDYVIAFLEHIGPGANVMAVCQPSVPVFAATAIMNRDSHPCTPKTLTMMGGPIDTRCSPTSVNDLAMERPIEWFRHTVIATVPMQYRGAGRRVYPGFMQLAGFMSMNLGNHMMSHYEMFKHLTVGDDESAQATKDFYDEYRSVCDMTAEFYLQTVEEVFQTHALPNGTFVHRGKRIDLGDITQTALLAIEGERDDISGLGQTKAALDLTPHLAANKKRYYMAEGAGHYGIFNGSRWREKIAPVVEDFIARHG; this is translated from the coding sequence TTGCTTTACCACGCCTATGAACTGCAGCGCAGCTGGCTCCACTCGGCCAGCGCTCTTGCCTCGATCGGGGCTGAGATGCTGTCCAACCCGGCCCATCCGGTCAATTTCATGACACCAGCCGGATCGAGAGGCCTGGGCACGATAGCTTCCAGCGCGCTCGAAGTCTTCGCGCATGCCTCGGCAAGCTACGGAAAGCCGGCCTGGAATATCGAGAGCGTGTCTGTCGACGGGCAGGTTGACCCGGTGATCGAAGCCATCGAAGTGAACCGCCCATTTGGCGGTCTCAAGCGGTTCCAGCGCGCTGGGCTGGCAGAGGACGCCCCCAGCTTGCTGATCGTGGCACCGATGAGCGGGCACTATGCCACGCTGCTGCGCGGTACGGTTGAGCGAATGCTCCAGAATTACCGGGTTTACGTCACCGATTGGGCCGATGCCCGCACCGTCCCCCTGTCGGATGGGCGTTTCGACCTCGACGACTACATGGATTACGTCATCGCGTTCCTCGAACACATCGGACCGGGGGCCAATGTGATGGCGGTGTGCCAGCCATCGGTCCCGGTGTTCGCGGCAACGGCGATCATGAATCGCGATAGCCATCCCTGTACGCCCAAGACGCTGACCATGATGGGCGGCCCGATCGACACGCGTTGTTCGCCGACCAGCGTTAACGACCTCGCCATGGAGCGGCCGATCGAATGGTTCCGCCATACGGTCATCGCGACCGTGCCGATGCAGTACCGCGGTGCCGGGCGAAGGGTTTACCCGGGCTTCATGCAGCTGGCCGGGTTCATGAGCATGAACCTCGGCAATCACATGATGAGCCACTACGAGATGTTCAAACACCTCACCGTGGGCGACGACGAAAGCGCGCAGGCGACCAAGGATTTCTACGACGAATACCGCAGCGTCTGCGACATGACAGCGGAATTCTATCTGCAGACGGTCGAGGAAGTGTTCCAGACACACGCCTTGCCCAACGGCACCTTCGTCCATCGCGGCAAGCGCATCGACCTGGGCGACATCACGCAGACCGCCCTGTTGGCGATCGAGGGTGAGCGCGACGACATCTCCGGACTGGGCCAGACCAAGGCCGCGCTCGACCTGACACCGCACCTCGCGGCAAACAAGAAGCGCTACTACATGGCGGAAGGGGCCGGGCACTACGGCATATTCAACGGCAGCAGGTGGCGCGAAAAGATCGCCCCGGTAGTCGAGGACTTCATCGCCAGGCATGGCTAA
- a CDS encoding carboxymuconolactone decarboxylase family protein yields MRLPAPRIEPLEMDRLDEEQAAVLAPFADPANKVGGGRVLNIFRTLARAPKALTGFLAWGNYILSRRNALPPREREIVILRTGWLCRSGYEFAQHRRIGLDCGLTAEEVERIKAGPGAPGWTPIEAAMLRAADELVADHFVSDATWAALAELGDKGRMDIVFTVGQYTQVSMLLNSFGVQLEDGDEIDPDLRP; encoded by the coding sequence ATGCGCTTGCCTGCTCCTCGTATCGAGCCGCTCGAAATGGATCGGCTCGACGAGGAGCAGGCGGCTGTCCTCGCGCCCTTCGCCGATCCCGCCAACAAGGTCGGGGGCGGCAGGGTGCTCAATATCTTCCGCACGCTCGCCCGCGCACCCAAGGCGCTGACCGGTTTCCTCGCCTGGGGCAATTACATCCTGTCGCGGCGCAACGCGTTGCCGCCGCGCGAGCGCGAGATCGTGATCCTGCGCACCGGGTGGCTGTGCCGTTCCGGCTATGAATTCGCCCAGCACCGGCGGATCGGGCTCGATTGCGGGCTAACCGCTGAGGAGGTCGAGCGGATCAAGGCAGGCCCCGGCGCACCCGGCTGGACCCCGATCGAGGCGGCCATGCTGCGTGCAGCGGACGAGCTGGTTGCCGACCACTTCGTCTCCGATGCCACCTGGGCGGCGCTGGCCGAGCTGGGCGACAAGGGCCGCATGGACATCGTGTTCACCGTCGGCCAGTACACTCAGGTTTCGATGCTGCTGAACAGCTTTGGCGTCCAGCTCGAGGATGGCGACGAAATCGACCCCGATTTGAGGCCCTAG
- a CDS encoding acetyl-CoA C-acyltransferase, with the protein MRDAVIVSTARTPLTKAARGAFNNTTGATLGAWSIKAAVERAGLEGAEVDDVIMGCAAQQGSTGGNVARLAALRAGLPVSVPAMTIDRQCSSGLMTIATAAKQVLVDNMDICVAGGLESISKVSGSGKLFVEPDRELLEMHPHIYMPMIGTAEVVAKRYNISREYQDEYSLQSQQRTAAAQAAGKFDDEIVPCTATMAVMNKETKEVTFQEVTADRDDCNRPDTTLEGLASLKPVMGEGHCITAGNASQLSDGSSSCVVMEAKVAEKRGLNPLGRYVGMAVAGTEPDEMGIGPVYAIPKLLERFNLKMDDIGLWELNEAFAVQVLYCRDKLGIPDELLNVNGGSISIGHPFGMTGARCTGHALIEGKRRGVKYAVVTMCIGGGQGAAGLFEIF; encoded by the coding sequence ATGCGTGACGCAGTCATCGTCTCCACCGCCCGTACCCCGCTGACCAAGGCGGCGCGCGGCGCATTCAACAACACCACCGGCGCGACCCTCGGCGCCTGGTCGATCAAGGCCGCCGTCGAGCGCGCGGGACTCGAAGGGGCCGAGGTCGACGACGTGATCATGGGTTGCGCGGCCCAGCAGGGTTCGACCGGCGGCAACGTCGCGCGCCTTGCGGCGCTTCGTGCGGGCCTGCCGGTATCGGTTCCTGCCATGACCATCGATCGCCAGTGCTCATCGGGCCTGATGACCATCGCCACTGCCGCCAAGCAGGTGCTGGTAGACAACATGGACATCTGCGTCGCCGGTGGCCTTGAAAGCATTTCGAAGGTGAGTGGCAGCGGCAAGCTGTTCGTCGAGCCCGACCGCGAACTGCTGGAAATGCACCCGCATATCTACATGCCGATGATCGGCACCGCCGAAGTGGTGGCCAAGCGCTACAACATCAGCCGCGAGTATCAGGACGAGTATTCGCTCCAGTCGCAGCAGCGCACCGCCGCTGCGCAGGCAGCGGGAAAGTTCGATGACGAGATCGTCCCCTGCACCGCAACCATGGCCGTGATGAACAAGGAGACCAAGGAAGTCACCTTCCAGGAAGTCACCGCCGACCGCGACGATTGCAATCGCCCCGACACAACGCTTGAAGGCCTTGCTTCGCTGAAGCCGGTAATGGGCGAGGGTCACTGCATCACGGCGGGCAATGCCAGCCAGCTGTCCGACGGGTCGTCGTCCTGCGTGGTGATGGAAGCCAAGGTGGCTGAGAAGCGCGGCCTCAACCCGCTCGGTCGCTATGTCGGCATGGCGGTCGCCGGCACCGAGCCCGACGAAATGGGCATCGGCCCGGTCTATGCCATTCCCAAGCTGCTCGAGCGCTTCAACCTCAAGATGGATGACATCGGCCTGTGGGAGCTGAACGAAGCCTTCGCGGTGCAGGTGCTCTACTGCCGCGACAAGCTGGGCATCCCTGACGAACTGCTCAACGTCAACGGCGGTTCGATCTCGATCGGCCACCCGTTCGGCATGACCGGCGCGCGCTGCACCGGCCACGCGCTGATCGAAGGCAAGCGTCGCGGCGTGAAATACGCTGTCGTCACCATGTGCATCGGTGGCGGCCAGGGCGCAGCAGGCCTGTTCGAGATCTTCTGA
- a CDS encoding MaoC family dehydratase: MTPQEVAGMVGQHIGTSEWAEMSQERINQFADATGDHQFIHINEEMAKMTPFGGTIAHGFLTLSMIPYLGANSDTPKIDGVKMGVNYGGNKTRFISPVRSGKRIRGHWKLLEMVEKRPGQWQQTSEITIEIEGEEKPALICEWITQLFV, translated from the coding sequence ATGACCCCGCAGGAAGTAGCCGGCATGGTCGGGCAGCACATCGGCACCAGCGAATGGGCCGAGATGAGCCAGGAACGCATCAACCAGTTCGCCGATGCGACGGGCGATCATCAGTTCATTCATATCAACGAAGAAATGGCCAAGATGACGCCGTTCGGCGGTACCATCGCGCATGGCTTCCTGACGCTCTCGATGATCCCCTATCTCGGCGCCAATTCGGACACCCCGAAGATCGACGGGGTGAAGATGGGCGTCAATTACGGTGGCAACAAGACGCGTTTCATTTCGCCCGTACGCTCGGGCAAGCGCATTCGCGGCCACTGGAAACTGCTGGAAATGGTTGAGAAGCGCCCCGGCCAGTGGCAGCAGACCTCCGAAATCACCATCGAGATCGAGGGCGAGGAAAAGCCCGCGCTGATCTGCGAATGGATCACCCAGCTCTTCGTCTGA
- a CDS encoding DUF5935 domain-containing protein, translating into MLDFALFSTVMGMFALGLRRPFIWVLAYLYIDILAPQRIGWALTPMLPISLIAFLLAFAGWAIGDTKANTKFTLRQGIMLALLGWCFMTLQWVDFPENAADKWEWVWKALVFAIFLPFTLTTRLRIEVAALVMVLTAGPITLPISRCSANRAGSA; encoded by the coding sequence ATGCTTGACTTTGCACTATTTTCCACCGTCATGGGCATGTTTGCGCTCGGCCTGCGGCGTCCCTTCATCTGGGTGCTGGCCTATCTCTACATCGATATCCTGGCACCACAGAGGATCGGCTGGGCGCTGACCCCGATGTTGCCGATTTCCTTGATCGCCTTCCTGCTGGCCTTTGCCGGCTGGGCGATCGGCGACACCAAGGCGAACACCAAGTTCACCCTGCGCCAGGGCATTATGCTTGCCTTGCTGGGCTGGTGTTTCATGACCTTGCAGTGGGTCGACTTCCCTGAGAACGCCGCGGACAAGTGGGAGTGGGTGTGGAAGGCACTGGTCTTCGCGATCTTCCTGCCTTTCACCCTGACGACCCGCCTGCGCATAGAGGTGGCAGCGCTGGTGATGGTGCTGACTGCGGGGCCTATCACTCTTCCTATTTCGAGATGCTCGGCGAACAGGGCTGGATCGGCCTGA